In Streptomyces nojiriensis, one genomic interval encodes:
- a CDS encoding DNA repair ATPase: MTTTSPMDAGTYEVLRDRLAAQSGELARRAEALNTLRVEEFGSTGLALDATEHIRTEHPCAPRDIVAVGDTLLFGYNDASTGLKPETAVADVLALYGRDLERLPETAVPGLLDDPAFLREFGALHRYYREARLLQLRHVEGKLLAVFRTGETSEDIRVLRWALAPDGTATFLDGRGERDHVLPPSHDFEWTTATRQDHVLGRHPHVSIGGAVFVSTVGGALTLKTDDDTETDEGIFSEPVTEPLQSLADADIEYAHVGPLILLRVRPYKEEVQRHLVFNILAKTVVRLDGIGQAARTLPDGQGIVFPGGYCLATGTSKTFDTATDGLEYERTVRSPNGEDVLYVFHARAEGRSLLLPYNVIRKEIATPISCHGHALFDDGALLVLRADSDEPARVHPLQRWSSPYVSDTHAAALPVGGGALARVGNADLVRGISDCLSLAGAASSTTPTGAGYTALVEASVRAADRYHWLGDHELGDLRAPLSELRATAEQVLAEFETVRALTRQAAEVLAGAAARTTALVRRLRGEAPRSAGEWVDGLTELRRAQGRLFGVKELRYADTDRVDELAAEVEADIVAFAGRAVTFLAREDAFAAHHEDVDRLAEDAAAIATVAEAGPLSARLDEQTEGLETVTEVVAGLDIGDATVRTSILERIAEVLGGVNRARATLDARRRELLAREGQAEFAAESALLAQAVTGALAAAHTPDACDEQLSRLLLRLENLESRFAESDVFLSDLAAKRTEVYEAFSSRKQTLQDARARRAERLADSAARVLETVTRRAAALDDADAVSTFFASDPMVAKVRRTAAELRELGEDTRAEELDGRLKAARQEAGRALRDRAELYADGGRTVRLGRHRFAVNTQPLDLTLVPQGDRLAFALTGTDYHSPVTDPGFEATRPYWGQSLPSENADVYRAEYLAARLLAEHGPAALAEADLPALVRHAAEASYDEGYERGVHDHDATAILTVLLRLHESAGLLRYPPEARAEAQVFWAHRTTAGERTAWARRATSLARVRDAFGAPPAIAAFQDELATAIAGADSSAAAEYLFEELACGQGGFVTSAAARTLLEKFRRAVGTSAFEEDLAALPALADRRQLAEAWLTSYAAAAGEPMAPGDLAEAVAVELCPDLDRYESEAPVAGVVEGLLGRHPRISGRSLTVRIDELLARTRGFAATTVPGFRDYQRRRAALVAAERARLRLDEYRPRALSSFVRGRLLDEVFLPLVGDNLAKQLGTTGETKRTDSNGLLLLVSPPGYGKTTLMEYVADRLGLVLVKVDGPALGHGVTSLDPAEAPNATARREVEKINFALEAGNNILLYLDDIQHTSSELLQKFIPLCDATRRMEGVWDGEARTYDLRGKRFAVCMAGNPYTGSGQRFRIPDMLANRADVWNLGDVLTGKETAFALSFVENALTSNPVLAPLAGRDRADLDQLIRLASDDPAARADRLVHPYAPADLEQVLAVLRHLLTARETVLAVNAAYIASASQSEEARTEPPFLLQGSYRNMNKIAARIDPVMNDAELAAVIDDHYTGEAQTLATGAEAGLLKLAELRSTLTWEQAERWTAIKSSYVRARALGGPEADPLTRAVAALGLLADRVASVESAITRAAGPRRTPDHPAARHALRSADAERP, from the coding sequence ATGACCACCACGTCCCCCATGGACGCGGGCACCTACGAGGTGCTGCGCGACCGGCTCGCCGCGCAGTCCGGCGAGCTGGCCCGGCGGGCCGAGGCGCTCAACACCCTCCGCGTCGAGGAGTTCGGTTCCACCGGACTGGCCCTCGACGCGACCGAGCACATCCGCACCGAGCACCCCTGCGCTCCCCGCGACATCGTGGCCGTCGGCGACACCCTGCTCTTCGGCTACAACGACGCCTCCACCGGTCTGAAGCCCGAGACCGCCGTGGCTGACGTCCTCGCCTTGTACGGCCGCGACCTGGAGCGGCTTCCCGAGACGGCCGTCCCCGGCCTCCTCGACGACCCCGCGTTCCTCCGCGAGTTCGGGGCCCTCCACCGCTACTACCGCGAAGCCCGCCTCCTCCAGCTCCGCCATGTGGAAGGGAAACTGCTCGCCGTCTTCCGGACGGGCGAGACGAGCGAGGACATCCGCGTCCTGCGCTGGGCCCTGGCCCCGGACGGGACCGCCACCTTCCTGGACGGCCGGGGCGAGCGCGACCACGTCCTGCCGCCCTCCCACGACTTCGAGTGGACCACCGCCACCCGCCAGGACCACGTCCTCGGCCGTCACCCGCACGTTTCCATCGGCGGCGCGGTCTTCGTCTCCACCGTCGGCGGCGCCCTCACCCTGAAGACCGACGACGACACCGAGACGGACGAGGGCATCTTCTCCGAGCCGGTCACCGAACCGCTCCAGTCCCTCGCCGACGCGGACATCGAGTACGCGCACGTCGGACCGCTGATCCTGCTGCGGGTACGCCCGTACAAGGAAGAGGTCCAGCGCCATCTGGTGTTCAACATCCTCGCCAAGACCGTCGTCCGCCTCGACGGCATCGGCCAGGCCGCCCGTACGCTGCCCGACGGCCAGGGGATCGTCTTCCCGGGCGGGTACTGCCTCGCCACCGGTACGTCCAAGACCTTCGACACCGCCACCGACGGCCTGGAGTACGAGCGGACGGTGCGCTCCCCCAACGGCGAGGACGTGCTGTACGTCTTCCATGCGCGGGCGGAAGGCCGCAGCCTGCTCCTCCCCTACAACGTCATCCGCAAGGAGATCGCCACGCCGATCTCCTGCCACGGCCACGCCCTCTTCGATGACGGCGCACTGCTGGTGCTGCGCGCGGACTCCGACGAGCCGGCCCGGGTGCATCCGCTCCAGCGCTGGAGCTCCCCGTACGTCTCCGATACCCACGCGGCCGCCCTGCCCGTCGGCGGCGGGGCACTGGCCCGCGTCGGCAACGCCGACCTCGTCCGCGGCATTTCGGACTGCCTCTCCCTCGCCGGTGCGGCGTCCTCGACCACGCCCACCGGTGCCGGGTACACGGCCCTCGTCGAAGCCAGCGTCCGGGCCGCCGACCGTTACCACTGGCTCGGCGACCACGAACTCGGCGACCTGCGCGCCCCTCTGAGTGAGCTCCGTGCCACCGCCGAACAGGTGTTGGCCGAGTTTGAGACCGTACGGGCCCTGACCCGGCAAGCTGCCGAGGTGCTGGCCGGGGCCGCGGCGCGAACCACCGCGCTCGTACGCCGTCTGCGCGGGGAGGCGCCCCGCAGCGCCGGTGAGTGGGTGGACGGTCTGACCGAACTGCGACGCGCCCAGGGCCGTCTCTTCGGCGTCAAGGAGCTGCGGTACGCGGACACGGACCGCGTCGACGAGCTGGCCGCCGAGGTCGAGGCCGACATCGTCGCCTTCGCCGGCCGGGCCGTGACCTTCCTGGCGCGCGAGGACGCCTTCGCCGCCCACCACGAGGACGTGGACCGCCTCGCCGAGGACGCGGCTGCGATCGCCACCGTCGCCGAGGCCGGACCCCTCTCCGCCCGTCTCGACGAGCAGACCGAGGGCCTGGAGACGGTCACCGAGGTCGTTGCCGGGCTCGACATCGGCGACGCCACCGTCCGTACGTCCATCCTGGAACGGATCGCCGAGGTGCTCGGCGGCGTGAACCGGGCCCGTGCCACCCTTGATGCCCGCCGCCGCGAACTCCTGGCGCGCGAGGGGCAGGCCGAGTTCGCCGCCGAGTCCGCCCTGCTGGCCCAGGCGGTCACCGGAGCGCTGGCCGCCGCGCACACCCCGGACGCCTGCGACGAGCAGCTCTCGCGGCTCCTGCTGCGGCTGGAGAACCTGGAGTCCCGCTTCGCGGAGTCCGACGTGTTCCTCTCCGACCTGGCAGCCAAGCGCACCGAGGTGTACGAGGCGTTCTCGTCCCGCAAGCAGACCTTGCAGGACGCCCGTGCCCGCCGGGCGGAACGGCTGGCGGATTCGGCCGCGCGCGTGCTGGAGACCGTCACCCGCCGCGCCGCCGCCCTCGACGACGCCGATGCGGTCAGCACCTTCTTCGCTTCCGACCCCATGGTCGCCAAGGTCCGCCGCACGGCCGCCGAACTGCGGGAACTGGGCGAGGACACCCGGGCCGAGGAGCTCGACGGCCGGCTGAAGGCCGCCCGTCAGGAAGCCGGGCGCGCCCTGCGCGACCGCGCCGAGCTCTACGCGGACGGCGGCCGGACCGTCCGACTCGGCCGCCACCGGTTCGCCGTGAACACCCAGCCCCTCGACCTCACCCTGGTCCCGCAGGGCGACCGCCTCGCCTTCGCCCTCACCGGAACCGACTACCACTCCCCCGTCACCGACCCCGGTTTCGAGGCCACCCGCCCCTACTGGGGCCAGTCGCTGCCCTCGGAGAACGCGGACGTCTACCGCGCCGAGTACCTCGCCGCCCGCCTGCTCGCCGAGCACGGCCCGGCCGCCCTCGCGGAGGCTGACCTCCCGGCCCTCGTACGTCACGCTGCCGAAGCCTCGTACGACGAGGGCTACGAGCGCGGGGTCCACGACCACGACGCCACGGCCATCCTGACGGTACTGCTGCGCCTGCACGAGTCGGCCGGCCTGCTGCGCTATCCGCCCGAGGCCCGTGCCGAGGCCCAAGTGTTCTGGGCGCACCGCACGACCGCCGGGGAGCGGACGGCCTGGGCCCGCCGGGCGACCTCGCTCGCCCGGGTCCGGGACGCGTTCGGGGCGCCGCCCGCGATCGCCGCGTTCCAGGACGAACTGGCCACGGCCATCGCAGGGGCCGACAGCTCGGCGGCCGCCGAGTACCTCTTCGAGGAACTTGCCTGCGGCCAGGGCGGATTCGTCACGAGCGCCGCGGCCCGGACTCTGCTGGAGAAGTTCCGCCGCGCGGTCGGCACCTCCGCCTTCGAGGAGGACCTCGCCGCGCTGCCCGCCCTGGCGGACCGGCGCCAGCTCGCCGAGGCGTGGCTCACCTCGTACGCCGCCGCGGCCGGTGAGCCCATGGCCCCGGGGGACCTCGCCGAGGCGGTGGCCGTGGAGCTCTGCCCTGACCTCGACCGCTACGAGTCGGAGGCGCCCGTGGCCGGGGTGGTCGAGGGCCTCCTCGGCCGGCACCCCCGCATCAGCGGGCGGTCCCTCACGGTGAGGATCGACGAACTACTGGCCCGCACACGAGGCTTCGCGGCGACCACCGTGCCCGGTTTCCGTGACTACCAACGGCGGCGCGCGGCCCTGGTCGCTGCCGAACGCGCCCGCCTGCGGCTGGACGAGTACCGGCCCAGGGCCCTGTCCTCCTTCGTCCGGGGCCGTCTGCTCGACGAGGTGTTCCTGCCCCTCGTCGGAGACAACCTCGCCAAGCAGCTGGGCACCACCGGCGAAACCAAACGAACGGACAGCAACGGCCTGTTGCTACTCGTCTCCCCGCCCGGCTACGGCAAGACGACCCTCATGGAGTACGTGGCCGACCGGCTGGGCCTCGTCCTGGTCAAGGTCGACGGCCCGGCGCTCGGCCACGGGGTCACCTCGCTGGACCCGGCCGAGGCGCCGAACGCCACGGCACGCCGCGAAGTCGAAAAGATCAACTTCGCCCTGGAGGCGGGCAACAACATCCTGCTCTACCTGGACGACATCCAGCACACCTCGTCGGAGCTGCTGCAGAAGTTCATCCCGCTGTGCGACGCCACCCGCCGCATGGAAGGCGTGTGGGACGGCGAGGCCCGCACCTACGACCTGCGCGGCAAGCGGTTCGCGGTCTGCATGGCCGGCAACCCTTACACCGGGTCCGGGCAGCGCTTCCGCATCCCGGACATGCTCGCCAACCGCGCCGACGTCTGGAACCTCGGCGACGTCCTGACCGGCAAAGAGACGGCGTTCGCCCTCAGTTTCGTCGAGAACGCCCTCACCTCGAACCCGGTCCTGGCCCCGCTCGCCGGCCGCGACCGCGCGGACCTCGACCAGCTGATCCGTTTGGCCTCCGACGACCCGGCGGCCCGCGCCGACCGGCTCGTCCACCCGTACGCTCCGGCGGATCTGGAGCAGGTCCTCGCGGTACTGCGGCACCTGCTGACCGCCCGGGAAACGGTCCTGGCCGTGAACGCCGCCTACATCGCCTCCGCCTCCCAGAGCGAGGAAGCCCGCACCGAGCCGCCGTTCCTGCTCCAGGGTTCGTACCGCAACATGAACAAGATCGCCGCCCGGATCGACCCCGTCATGAACGATGCCGAGCTGGCGGCGGTCATCGACGACCACTACACGGGTGAGGCCCAGACCCTCGCCACCGGCGCCGAGGCCGGCCTCCTCAAGCTCGCAGAGCTCCGCTCCACCCTCACCTGGGAGCAGGCCGAGCGGTGGACGGCGATCAAGAGCTCGTACGTACGGGCCCGGGCCCTCGGCGGCCCCGAAGCCGACCCGCTCACGCGCGCGGTCGCCGCCCTCGGGCTCCTGGCGGACCGCGTGGCTTCCGTCGAGTCCGCCATCACCCGGGCTGCCGGCCCCCGCCGTACGCCGGACCATCCGGCGGCCCGGCACGCCCTGCGGTCGGCGGACGCGGAGCGGCCGTGA